One window of Uloborus diversus isolate 005 chromosome 3, Udiv.v.3.1, whole genome shotgun sequence genomic DNA carries:
- the LOC129218566 gene encoding uncharacterized protein LOC129218566: MKALIFVSFFFLVFQVFQSYGSSDVEKRYLAALAKNGRLPKFAAQKKDSVEYSSVETTFPNGIKVDEYPKDSFVEDKRNVGAFLRSRGKPKFLSNKRFDESDNADPSESVTSEEKRNVASLARLGRLNAMRYGSYHPYDVGEKRVTSEDKGQSDAVSNNDEDNSISLIDDPDCYETDDESEREARNEDNANWEKRYVAALARSGRLPIWHPQRMWWGGKRYDSKPYWSDSQVVSESNDENAIDDAAFVDPKMKKCRSYDYQVEKKNIRALARDGKLPTFINGKRNIAALARDGKLRGSTNDKRNIAALARDGILRVSSSDKRNVAALARDGKLRMPYDNKRNIAALAKNGKLPRFTDEKRNIAALARDGKLRMLPNA, from the coding sequence GTATTTCAAGTCTTTCAGTCTTACGGATCTTCTGACGTTGAAAAAAGATATTTAGCAGCTTTGGCAAAAAATGGCCGTCTTCCTAAATTTGCAGCTCAGAAAAAAGATTCCGTAGAATATTCAAGTGTGGAAACAACTTTCCCAAATGGAATAAAAGTTGATGAATACCCAAAAGATTCCTTTGTGGAAGATAAAAGAAACGTCGGAGCTTTTCTTAGGTCGCGAGGGAAACCAAAATTCTTGTCCAACAAACGTTTCGACGAAAGTGATAACGCCGACCCTTCTGAAAGTGTGACTAGCGAAGAGAAGAGAAATGTAGCTTCTTTAGCTCGGTTGGGTAGATTAAACGCAATGCGTTACGGCAGTTATCATCCATATGACGTAGGCGAGAAAAGGGTCACTAGTGAAGACAAAGGGCAAAGCGATGCAGTAAGTAATAATGATGAAGATAATTCAATCAGCCTTATAGATGATCCTGATTGTTACGAAACGGATGATGAAAGCGAACGTGAAGCACGAAATGAAGACAATGCTAACTGGGAAAAAAGATACGTGGCAGCTCTCGCTAGATCAGGTAGGCTTCCAATATGGCATCCTCAAAGAATGTGGTGGGGTGGCAAGCGATATGACTCGAAGCCTTACTGGTCAGATTCACAAGTAGTAAGTGAGAGTAACGACGAAAATGCCATTGATGACGCAGCTTTTGTCGATCCTAAAATGAAGAAATGCAGATCTTACGATTACCAGGttgaaaaaaagaacataagAGCCCTAGCAAGAGATGGAAAATTACCAACGTTTATTAATGGAAAACGAAACATTGCAGCTTTAGCTCGGGATGGTAAGCTTAGGGGATCGACAAACGACAAACGTAATATAGCTGCTTTGGCTAGGGATGGAATACTCAGGGTATCTTCAAGTGACAAGCGTAACGTTGCTGCTTTGGCAAGAGATGGAAAACTACGAATGCCATATGATAACAAGCGCAACATTGCAGCTTTAGCCAAAAATGGAAAACTGCCAAGATTCACTGACGAAAAGCGCAATATTGCAGCTTTAGCTCGTGATGGGAAATTGCGTATGCTGCCAAATGCTTAA